One genomic window of Tachypleus tridentatus isolate NWPU-2018 chromosome 12, ASM421037v1, whole genome shotgun sequence includes the following:
- the LOC143235680 gene encoding transmembrane protein 33-like, which yields MISEPHHAITVNIATSGHTLTIMHLKILSIAKGSVFRFNPYSCYYKALLSNAATSALRLHQRLPNVQLNREFLALLLMEDSCHYLFYSLIYLFSHPITLVLLPIFLFALLHSASYSITMLDRTRSVLASAFCCSALQCPCCPKGKDKRETR from the exons atgatttctgAGCCTCACCATGCCATTACAGTCAACATTGCTACATCTGGTCATACTCTGACGATCATGCATCTTAAGATACTGTCTATTGCTAAAGGCAGTGTGTTCAG GTTTAATCCGTACAGCTGCTACTACAAGGCACTTTTGAGTAATGCTGCAACAAGTGCTCTGCGTCTTCATCAGCGTCTCCCAAATGTTCAGTTGAACAGAGAGTTCTTAGCCTTGTTACTGATGGAAGACAGCTGTCACTATCTTTTCTATTCTCTTATATACCTGTTCTCACACCCTATTACTC TGGTTCTTCTGCCTATCTTTCTGTTTGCACTTCTACATTCAGCAAGCTATAGTATCACCATGCTTGAT agaactcggtctgttctggccagtgctttctgttgtagtgcgctgcagtgcccctgctgtcccaaaggcaaggATAAAAGGGAAACTAGGTAA